The genome window ACAAAAATATTCTTTTCATCATTTTGTCCCTAAAATAACCCGCATATTATACTGGCCATTTCCTTTAGGGTCGCTGATATCTATGAACTGGGCAATATATCCATTTTCTTTAATTTTCCTTAAAAATCTGCTTATCTGGTCAGCTGAAAGTTTCTCAAAGGATATCTCTATAAACTCTCCCTGCTGGTATGGTTTTATAGAAACTATATTTGATTTTGCTCCAACTTTCATTGCGATTTCTTCTATCTTTGTCAATGATAAGACAGGTTTTACAGTAGGTTTGTACTGCTTGTATTCCTGAACTATTTTCTGGAGCTGAACATAGTTATTTATCTCTCTGCTTAGTTTTTTTTCAAGCCTGTCAATCTTTGTTAGCATATATGAGGTTATAAAAAATATCCCTACTATGATAATAACTGCATAAAGCCCACCTATAAGAACATATCTTTCCCTTTCCTCAAGGGAGTTTATAAAAAGCAGCAGTCTTTTCACTTAACCTCTCCTGAGATACTAAATCTTATTTTTCCATCAGGGGTGGATACAGTTTCATCAATTGAAGCAGGATATTTCTGGGATAGCTTATTTTTAAAATTTTCTACGCTTTTTATGTTCTGAGCAGTTCCCTGCAGAATAAATCTGCTTTCTGTGATATTTATTCTGTAAATTTTGATATCTGGAAATGATTTTTTCTCCTTTGCTATAAAAGACAGCACATCAACGGCATCTGTTGATATGGAGGAACCTTCTTTTATTGCCTTTAGTTTTCCTTTTGCCTGTTCAAGAGGGTCAAAAATTTCTCCTGTATAGTTAAAACCTTTTATAAAAATTTCTTTTTCTTTTTCCTTTACGGTCTTAAGCTGTTTTTCAAGGAGGAATAACTTTACAAACAGAGCAATATTTATCAACACAACGGCAACAAACAGATATATAGCACCTTTAATTAGTCTTTCTGTATGTTTACCTTCTGTTTTGTGGAGAAAATCCACACCTGTATCATCTATACCCCTTAAAACAGCCCCAAAAGCAACATTTAGACCTGGATTTTCTTCGGGATTTTTCAGAATTTTTACATTTTTCAAATCCTGTGGAATTTTACCTGATAGATAGGTTTCACTATCTATTTCTGGCACCGAGGATAGAACCCTTGCCTGCTGGATAAAATCATCTTCTATCTGAAGATAAAGTATATAATCCTCTGAAAAATGAATAATTTTGCAGCTTTTTATTCCGTAATATCTGGCAACTCTCAGCAAGGAAAATATCTCACTATCTATTATTTCAGCATCCTTTATGGAGGATAAATCCTCTTTTCTGACTATTACACAAAAAACCTCGGATTTTCCCTTATTGTGATGGACATAATATCCATATTCCAGCTGGTCAGGTTCTACAGGAATATCCAGTTGTATCTGGGTTCGGACAGCTTTTTCTATTTTATTTCTATCTTTAAATGGAAATGTATATTTTCTAAAAGTGGATTTTGAGGCAGGAAAGGCATAAATATTTTTAAAGTTTTTAGGCTCTTTTTTCAGTAATTTTACTTCTTTTTTTAAAGGATTAACCTCTCCAAAAAGCCATACCTGTAAGCCTAAATCTATACCTTTTATGACCAATTAATAAATTTTCTCCCAGATGGTTTTTGTTTTGTTTTTTCTTTCTAATAATACAATAAATTTATATTCCCTATCGCCTATTTTTATGTTTATATTAGCGAGGAAGTGTTCGCTTTCTACTGTTGTAAAAGGTTTTATTCTGTAGATAATATCCGAATTCATACCATCAACATTTATAAGGTCTTCAACCCTTTTAAATGGTCTTTTCTGGCGGTAGGCAATTATAGAGTTTGCAATTGTTTCATCTATATCTCTGTCCAGTGCCATTAAAACCCATTTAGATGCAGTATTTATATTTACTTTACCATTGGAATAGGGAGACAAAACTGCTTTTAATCCTGGCCTGAATACACCGTTTATGACCGTTCCATTATAAATTTCTTTGGAAACTCCTTTTATTAAATAAAGCTCTTCAAGTGTGTCTAATTTTGCATTTTTTGCAGTGTAATCATGATAATTTTCTTCTCCGCCATTACTTACTTTGTCAGGGTCTATCCAGTCTATGATGTTAAATAATATCTGGTCGTTTATGCCTAAATTCTCAAATAATCTTTCAAATATCTGCAGGTATTTTTGATTTATAGACCTGCCGTTTATCAGAAAATTTGGATTTAAATATCTTTCCTGGTCTGCGATTTCTACACGGATAGATATATCTTCAAATGTAAATGGAATAGGCTGCGCCCAGAATTCTCCCAGATGGTCTATTGTTTTATCATCCTGGTTTAAAAATTGTTCAAGTGCCTGCGATATAGATGAAGAAATGAGAATTAGTTTTTCTGTTTGTATATCATTTGCCACATAGTTGTCAAAAACAAATTTGTCCTCTGAAAAATTTAAAACCACCGAGCCAAAAGCTGATATTAGGAGAAAAACTACAATCAGTATCATTGAACTTTTCCATCTGTTATATAAAATGTTTCATCATTAATTTTTAGTTTTAAAATTTGGGGAAATTTTTTTCCTGAGTAGTTTTCATACTCTTTACCGTCATTTATTATTGAAAAACTTACTTTATCAAATGTTCCCAGTGTTATTTTTTTTAGACCTGCTCCCCCTAAATTTCCGTCAATATAAGGAAATTCTTCATAAATAAGCCTGTATTTATCCCCTTTTGTTTTTTCTATTTTATACTCTGCCCTGACAGCACCTGTAAAAAAGACAGGATAAAGGGTGTAAAATGAAATTCCATCACTGCCAAGTTTAAAATTGACACTCCTATTTTCTATTTTTGAAAAAAACTGTTTTGTAAGCTGATTTTTTACTGAAAGATACTGAATATACTGATTAATTTTTGCTGTAAGCTGGAGATTTCCTTTCATCTCAGATATAAAAACTGAGCCTACCACAGAAAAGACAACAAGAAGGAGTGTTACAACCAGAAGAAGCTCAAGTAAGGTAAAACCTTTATTTTTCATAGGTTTTTATTTCCAGAATTTTATGATTGTTTTTATCAAATATTGTGTATTTTGTCTGCTTTATGCCAAAATCTATGGTGGTTGTTTCTTCTTTTAAACTAAATCTATCTGATAATGTTTCAGCCGGGATTTTATGGGTTTTTATTTTAAAAAATTTCATTGCTTCTAATTTTTTAAACTGGGTTTGCAGGTCAGCTATATGCTGAGACTGGATTTTTATTAAAACTGTAAATGCTATTGCAAATATGGTAACTGCAGCAACAACTTCAAGAAGTGTAAATCCAGAATTAGTTTTCATCCCACACGGATATATCATCTTCTGTTCCCAGCTCACCATCTGGGCCTTTGGATTTCAGCTCAAATGGATGCTTTTCTGCAGGGGATATATAAACAAAATCATTTCCCCAGCCATCCTTTGGAACACTATCAAGATATTTCTTCCATTTTTTAGGCTCAGGGGGGGTTTTAGGTTTCTCAACAAGTGCTTTCAGTCCCTGTTCTGTGGTTGGATACATACCGTTATCTAACTTATACATCTCAAGGGCTCTTTTTAGTTCTTTTAGCTGGACTTTTGTTGTTTCTATCTTTGCTTCATCTACTCTCCCTGTTATTCTTGGAATTACCAGAGCAGCAATTAGGGATAAAATTACTATAACTACTAATAATTCCAGTAAGGTAAATCCTTTTTCCTTTTGCATTGGTTTTTCCTACAAAGTTTTTACTTAATTATAGCATATTCCTTGCATTTTTAATCTGTTATGATATAATTCCATAAATTAAAGAATTAATAATATACTATTAAAAAAACTTGACAGGTCTAAAAAAAGTTTTTAATATATAACTAATAAAAGTAGATAAAAGCCCGGGTAGGGGGGAATTTTAATTTAGTTTTAAAATTGAGGGAGGGGGGTACCCTTTTTTTCCTTTTTCTTGAATTTTCTCTATTTCTCATCTATTATTATTTTAAGACTAATTAGTCTTAAATTCTATGTAAGGTATAGGAAATGAATGTTATTGTAATGACCATTCATCTTCTTGCTGCTTCTTTCTGGATTGGGGGAATGCTGTTTATGGTTCTGGCTTTATCTCCTTATGTGAGAAAACTTCCTAAAGAAATCAGCATACAGGCGTACCAATCGGTTGGTAAAAGATATAGTTTCTGGGGAACTATAATTGGACTTCCTGTTTTATTTATAACTGGTGTTTATAACATGCATACTATGGGTGTATCTTTTTCTGAACTTATGAATTCCAGTAATCCGTACGCTTCCACATTACATCTTAAAATTCACCTTTTTATTCTTACGGCGATACTTGCTTCAATTCATGATTTCTATCTGGGTCCCCGTTCTCATATAAATGAGAAATATAAAGTAGCAGCAAGAATAATAGGAATTGTGAATTTAATTCTTGGGCTGTCTATTATATTTCTGGCTGCAAAACTAAGATTTGGAGGATAGGATTATGTCCTTTGAAAGGGTTAAGGAAATTCTAACTCAATTAACAAAAGAACACATTATTTTATTAAAAGAGGTTGAGGATTTAGAGAACCAGCTGGAGAAAAACTTTTCAGAAGAGGTTTTGAATAGGGCTTTGAGTTTTATACAGGAAAAAGTCAGTAAACATGCCCACATAGAAGAAAATGACCTTGATGAGGCTCTTCAGGAAGCTGGAATAACGGATTTTGATATAGATGCACTTAATTTCGGACACCGAACTCTTGATGAAATTGCAGAGCATTTTGAATTTTTGGTTAACCTTTATAAAAAAGGAGAAAGGGAGTATAGAGGTAAAGATTTACAGAAGGAAATAGTGAAGACCTTCCACGAATTTGCCCAAACTTTAAAAGACCATTTTACCGAAGAGGAGCATTTTTTCTTTCCTGATATTTTGAAATATGACCTGGAGAGGTTTGAATAATGTTATCAGCAGCCTGTAAGGATGCTATTAGAGCTATGATATATATTTCTAATTTATCCCGAAAAAAAGAATATGCAGATAAATTTATATCAATACATAAAATTGCTAATGATTTGGGGATTTCGTTTTATTTTTTGTCCAAAAATTTACAGAAGCTTGTAAAAGCAGGCTTATTAATATCTCATAGGGGACCCAGCGGAGGAGTTAAACTGATAAAAAAACCATCAGAAATAAAGCTGCTGGACATTGTAGAAATTATTGATG of Persephonella sp. IF05-L8 contains these proteins:
- a CDS encoding prepilin-type N-terminal cleavage/methylation domain-containing protein, with protein sequence MKNKGFTLLELLLVVTLLLVVFSVVGSVFISEMKGNLQLTAKINQYIQYLSVKNQLTKQFFSKIENRSVNFKLGSDGISFYTLYPVFFTGAVRAEYKIEKTKGDKYRLIYEEFPYIDGNLGGAGLKKITLGTFDKVSFSIINDGKEYENYSGKKFPQILKLKINDETFYITDGKVQ
- the gspK gene encoding type II secretion system minor pseudopilin GspK, whose translation is MILIVVFLLISAFGSVVLNFSEDKFVFDNYVANDIQTEKLILISSSISQALEQFLNQDDKTIDHLGEFWAQPIPFTFEDISIRVEIADQERYLNPNFLINGRSINQKYLQIFERLFENLGINDQILFNIIDWIDPDKVSNGGEENYHDYTAKNAKLDTLEELYLIKGVSKEIYNGTVINGVFRPGLKAVLSPYSNGKVNINTASKWVLMALDRDIDETIANSIIAYRQKRPFKRVEDLINVDGMNSDIIYRIKPFTTVESEHFLANINIKIGDREYKFIVLLERKNKTKTIWEKIY
- a CDS encoding CopD family protein, encoding MNVIVMTIHLLAASFWIGGMLFMVLALSPYVRKLPKEISIQAYQSVGKRYSFWGTIIGLPVLFITGVYNMHTMGVSFSELMNSSNPYASTLHLKIHLFILTAILASIHDFYLGPRSHINEKYKVAARIIGIVNLILGLSIIFLAAKLRFGG
- the gspM gene encoding type II secretion system protein GspM, whose product is MKRLLLFINSLEERERYVLIGGLYAVIIIVGIFFITSYMLTKIDRLEKKLSREINNYVQLQKIVQEYKQYKPTVKPVLSLTKIEEIAMKVGAKSNIVSIKPYQQGEFIEISFEKLSADQISRFLRKIKENGYIAQFIDISDPKGNGQYNMRVILGTK
- the gspG gene encoding type II secretion system major pseudopilin GspG → MQKEKGFTLLELLVVIVILSLIAALVIPRITGRVDEAKIETTKVQLKELKRALEMYKLDNGMYPTTEQGLKALVEKPKTPPEPKKWKKYLDSVPKDGWGNDFVYISPAEKHPFELKSKGPDGELGTEDDISVWDEN
- a CDS encoding hemerythrin domain-containing protein, which produces MSFERVKEILTQLTKEHIILLKEVEDLENQLEKNFSEEVLNRALSFIQEKVSKHAHIEENDLDEALQEAGITDFDIDALNFGHRTLDEIAEHFEFLVNLYKKGEREYRGKDLQKEIVKTFHEFAQTLKDHFTEEEHFFFPDILKYDLERFE
- a CDS encoding Rrf2 family transcriptional regulator, with the protein product MLSAACKDAIRAMIYISNLSRKKEYADKFISIHKIANDLGISFYFLSKNLQKLVKAGLLISHRGPSGGVKLIKKPSEIKLLDIVEIIDGMDFFSTCILGFEECSDENPCTVHNLWAAKRQEIYELFKNTTLKDAAENIEKFENIKI
- a CDS encoding prepilin-type N-terminal cleavage/methylation domain-containing protein — encoded protein: MKTNSGFTLLEVVAAVTIFAIAFTVLIKIQSQHIADLQTQFKKLEAMKFFKIKTHKIPAETLSDRFSLKEETTTIDFGIKQTKYTIFDKNNHKILEIKTYEK